The following proteins are encoded in a genomic region of Pseudorca crassidens isolate mPseCra1 chromosome 5, mPseCra1.hap1, whole genome shotgun sequence:
- the POLR2H gene encoding DNA-directed RNA polymerases I, II, and III subunit RPABC3 isoform X2, with the protein MAGILFEDIFDVKDIDPEGKKFDRVSRLHCESESFKMDLILDVNIQIYPVDLGDKFRLVIASTLYEDGTLDDGEYNPTDDRPSSSAYVSYGGLLMRLQGDANNLHGFEVDSRVYLLMKKLAF; encoded by the exons ATGGCGGGCATCCTGTTTGAGGATATTTTTGATGTAAAAGACATTGACCCGGAGGGCAAAAAGTTTGACCGAG TGTCTCGACTGCATTGTGAGAGTGAATCTTTCAAGATGGACCTCATATTAGATGTAAACATTCAGATTTACCCTGTAGACTTGG GTGACAAGTTCCGGTTGGTCATAGCCAGTACTTTGTATGAAGATGGTACTCTGGATGATGGTGAATACAACCCTACAGATGATAGGCCTTCCAG CTCTGCCTACGTGTCCTATGGGGGCCTGCTCATGAGGCTGCAGGGTGATGCCAACAATCTGCATGGATTTGAAGTGGATTCCAGAGTTTATCTGCTGATGAAGAAACTGGCCTTCTGA
- the POLR2H gene encoding DNA-directed RNA polymerases I, II, and III subunit RPABC3 isoform X1 codes for MAGILFEDIFDVKDIDPEGKKFDRVSRLHCESESFKMDLILDVNIQIYPVDLGDKFRLVIASTLYEDGTLDDGEYNPTDDRPSRADQFEYVMYGKVYRIEGDETSTEAATRLSAYVSYGGLLMRLQGDANNLHGFEVDSRVYLLMKKLAF; via the exons ATGGCGGGCATCCTGTTTGAGGATATTTTTGATGTAAAAGACATTGACCCGGAGGGCAAAAAGTTTGACCGAG TGTCTCGACTGCATTGTGAGAGTGAATCTTTCAAGATGGACCTCATATTAGATGTAAACATTCAGATTTACCCTGTAGACTTGG GTGACAAGTTCCGGTTGGTCATAGCCAGTACTTTGTATGAAGATGGTACTCTGGATGATGGTGAATACAACCCTACAGATGATAGGCCTTCCAG GGCTGACCAATTTGAGTATGTAATGTATGGGAAAGTGTACAGGATTGAGGGAGATGAAACTTCTACTGAAGCAGCAACACGCCT CTCTGCCTACGTGTCCTATGGGGGCCTGCTCATGAGGCTGCAGGGTGATGCCAACAATCTGCATGGATTTGAAGTGGATTCCAGAGTTTATCTGCTGATGAAGAAACTGGCCTTCTGA
- the POLR2H gene encoding DNA-directed RNA polymerases I, II, and III subunit RPABC3 isoform X3 produces the protein MDLILDVNIQIYPVDLGDKFRLVIASTLYEDGTLDDGEYNPTDDRPSRADQFEYVMYGKVYRIEGDETSTEAATRLSAYVSYGGLLMRLQGDANNLHGFEVDSRVYLLMKKLAF, from the exons ATGGACCTCATATTAGATGTAAACATTCAGATTTACCCTGTAGACTTGG GTGACAAGTTCCGGTTGGTCATAGCCAGTACTTTGTATGAAGATGGTACTCTGGATGATGGTGAATACAACCCTACAGATGATAGGCCTTCCAG GGCTGACCAATTTGAGTATGTAATGTATGGGAAAGTGTACAGGATTGAGGGAGATGAAACTTCTACTGAAGCAGCAACACGCCT CTCTGCCTACGTGTCCTATGGGGGCCTGCTCATGAGGCTGCAGGGTGATGCCAACAATCTGCATGGATTTGAAGTGGATTCCAGAGTTTATCTGCTGATGAAGAAACTGGCCTTCTGA